The window ATCAATTACACGCTGACGGAAGTGCCCGAAGACGCCGGCTATTTTCACGCGCAATTCCGCCGCACAAATCCGTTGCCGTACAAGGAAGACTACACGATTGTCGAAGGCATCAAAGGCAAGGGCCATTATGTCGGCACCTATCTGGCTTGGGGCGTGAACAACACCGGCTGGTGGGGCGAGGGCGAGATCAAGTTCTTTATGGACGGCGACAAACAATGGCCAACAATCTGCGGCACGGGCACCGAGGACTATTTCTGCGGATCGTACGGATTTGACATCGGCGGCCAATACCGTGAATTCACGACGCCTTATGCCGGCATGCACCAAGTCATCCGTCCCGACGGCGCATACCAGTCGCAACAGCGTTTCGGCCTGTACCGGTGGCATATCATGGACCCCATCCGTTTTGAAAAAGACCTTCGCGTGACGATCCAGGCCTTGGGCTGGAAAAGTTACGGGCGCTATCTGCCCCTTCAGGACGATCTCGCGTCCGTGGCATTTTGGTATCAACGCGAACCCCACGCGGCGTTCCCGAAATTGCCCGGCCGGGATGAACTGGAGGTCATCTAACCGAATCCATTGGGAAACCTGAAGAAAATTTCCACGTGCAATCGTCTGTCCGTTTTGTATAAAATGGTAAGATATTGTATAGCAGGTGTAGTACATGCAGTAAGGAGCAGTTGCAGTGCAAAAGCAGTTGAAGTACCCGTTGTTGTTGATGTTGGTGATGGTTGCTGGGTGGAACGTGGAAGCGCGGGGGACGGGGCCGGTGACGCGCATTTTAATGGCCGGCGATAGTTGGACTCATTTCATGTGGCTCGACCATACCTTTCGCGAGGTGCTCGACGCCCGGGGTTTCCCTCAGTTCGATGCATGGAATATCGCCTTGGGCAGCACCAAGGCCAATCAATGGGCGATGCCGATCAAACTTGAAAATACGCGAAACTATCTGTTGGCCAATCCCGAGGTGGATATCGTTTTTCTGACCTTGGGCGGAAACGACGTCATGTACGGGGAACCCACCAGTTGGTTCGAAAATCACGATACGCCGGAACAGGAGGCCGCGTTTTTTTCTTGGATTGCCGGCAATGTCGCCACCGTTATTCGCAACATGGTTGAAACGCGGCCAAACATTCGCGTCGTCCTGTGCGGATACGATTATGCGAATTCAATCAAGAAAGCCGGCAATAATTGCGCCACTTTGCCGTCCGACGCCTTGCTGATGTGCAACGGGGTCAACGACGTGATGGCGCGATGTGAACAGCGAATTCTGCAGGAAGTAAAAGATATCGAGCGGTGCCGGTTCGTCAACAATTACGGCATGCTCCAGTATGAACTGGGGTATCCCGGCGAAAACATTCCCGCATGGGTGCAACAGCCATGGACCGGCGAATGCAAGCATGCGCCGCACTGGGATCCCGCCGGCGTGGATCAATTTCGCTTTGCCCCGCATCAGGTTCCCAAACCGGGTCAACTGGAGGACAACTATGTCCCCTTCTTGGGAGGCGATCCAACGTTTCGCAAAAGCCCGTGGGAAGGAATCTTGTTCTATGAATCCCAATGGTCGGAGGAAATTGCGTCCTATGGATTGGATCCGGCGGTTTTGGGCATTGATGGCATGGGACCGATAGACGATTGGATTCATTTGAGCGCGCTTGGACATGCCATCCTGGTGAATCACTGTTTTGAAGTTTGCATAGACGATTATTTGAACGATTACCCCTATCCCAAGGTCGTATCCGTCGAACGGTGCAGCGTAAATCCAATCAATCCCTTGCAAACTATCGAAACAACCGGTAACCAGGAAGTCGCCTTTCTTGTCACGTTCAGCGAACCGGTTACGGGTGTGGACGAATCGGACTTCGAGCCTGTGGGGCGCAACGGCCTGGCGGGCGCGTCGATCATCGGCATTGAACCGGCCAAGGACGCCGCATCGTATCGCATCGTGGTTGATACAGGTGTGGGCGAAGGCACGTTGAATCTGGCCGTGCGCGACGACGACTCGATCAAGAATGCTTCGGGACATTCGCTTTGGGCCACGGGGAAAAGCATGAATTGGATGCCGGGTCCCGCCTACACGATAGACCGAAGCGTGGGGCTTCCTGTCAACGGATGGCTCTCAGCAATCGCCCTTTTGGCCGCCGGAATACGTTCGATGGGCCGTGGAAGAAGCAGATAACTTGGCGGCCGGCGCTTTTTAAACGATGCCAACAACGTTTCTTTGACATCCGGGGCGTACCCCCCCTATAATCGAAATATCAGGTTGACCCCTTGTGGAGAGGTGTCAGAGTGGTTGATTGAGCACGATTGGAAATCGTGTGCACGCTGAAAGGTGTGCCGCGGGTTCAAATCCCGCCCTCTCCGCCATCTCTTTCTTTTTTCCGGTGCGGTGGAATCGTGTCCCTTCAAATCCAAAGGCAAAATTGCATCCCAAATCGCCATTGCGCCGCCGGTACCGTTTGTAGTCATTTCCTGGGAAATTTTTCCATTTATGCCGGCCGGAATGATTTTCAAAAAGAGAGCATTATCGAAGCAATATCCGCCTAACTGCCTGTAAATCATAGTCTTCCGAAGGATTCACACATTTTTGAAAAAATTTTTTTGACCCCACTAAAGTTTCGGCTAAAGTTGCCGATAAATTACGCAGGTAAGCGGGAATGCGCCCGCGAGGCCCGATGGACAGTTGAATAAGAGTCAAACGGTCCGGAAGAACCGGATCGGCCGTCGCGCGGAAAATGGGACCGGGCGCCGGCAAGCAAAATGGTCAATGGATGGAACCTGCCGGAATGGAAACGGCAGGCAGCGACACCGGATGTCAATGGGATGGAATCCCGAATCCTGAAGATTCGGTTTCCAAGGCATTCGGCCCAATGGGACGCGGTTCGCCTGAAGCGATCCGCAAACAACAATCGCGCAAGGACGCGCGAGGGTCCAAGCACTCACGGAGGATAGCACTATGGGACTTCGCATCAACACCAATGTAGCCGCCATCAACACCAGCCGCGTCTTACGACGCTCCACCGAGGCCCTGAACAAGAGCCTGCAACGCCTGTCCAGCGGACTGCGCATCAACGGCGCCGCCGACGATGCCGCCGGGCTGGCCATCGCCGAAGGTTTCAATTCGATGGTCCGCGGCGCCGCTGTGGCGCAACGCAATGCCCAGGACGGCGTCAGCATGGTTCAAACCGCGGAAGGCGCGCTCAGCGAGACCACCAATATTCTGCAGCGCATCCGCGAACTGGCCGTGCAGGCCGCCAACGGCACGCAAAGCACGAACAACCGCATCGCGATTGACAGCGAGGTGCTGCAACTGCTTTCGCAGATCGACAGCATCGCCACGGACACGGATTTCAACGGCATGCGCGTGCTGAGCTCGGCCCAGACCGTCACGCTTCAATCCGGCGCCATGACCAGCCAGACGCTCGTCATTGCCGTCAACGGCGCGAAAACCAACGATCTGGGCATCAGCGCCGTGCGCGTTTCGACGATGGCCGCGGCCGTTTCCGCCATCAGCACAATTGACAATGCCATCAACAGCGTCACGTCGTTGCGGAGCAAATTCGGCGCCTACCAAAACCGGCTCGAATTCACCATCAACACGCTGGCCATCCAACAGGAGAATTCGTCGGCGTCCGAGAGCGCCATCCGCGACGCGAATATCGCGCAGGAAACCATCATTTTCACGCGCAACCAAATCCTGGTCAGCGCGGGCACTTCGGTCCTGGCGCAGGCCAACATTGTGCCGCAAACGGCGCTTCAGTTGCTCCGGTAACGGTTTCTCCCGGCGGTTTGCCGGTGAAACGAGAGTACACGACTACATCGGGAAATGCGCTCCGGCTTTTGGACACGTAAAGGCCGGAGCGCTCAACTGCATGAAACGAAAGGAGGCGATGCCCATCCGGATGGGACATGCGAAAAGACACGATTTCGCGGCGCAGCCGGAAAAGGGAAGATTTGGGCGGCAACACAATGTATCACCGTGAAACAGGGATGCTTCACGGGCGTCACTCAAGGAGGTAAATTAGTTGGAACTTCGATTTGAGACGAATGTTCCGGATCCGGATGCCGGAAAGGTGGTTGACGGTCTTTCGCGGACTGTCGCAGTTTCGCGGAAGGGTGTCTCTTTTTTCACCGGCGTTATCGGAAAATCAGAATGTCATGCGGGATCCCTCAATTCCTTTGGCGGCAAATGTTTTCACCGTGTCGAATTCGCTGACGATTTCCAATCCGTTCAGGCGGAAAACGCGATCGCGGCGGAAAACGCCATACAGGATGCCGGTATCGCCATGCATACCGTTGGTTTACGAAATGATGGACGATATGCGCGGGAGCCGGAGCGACAGGTCCGACGCAGGCAGGGATGAACCAAGGGTCCGGGTAGGGATGCCCGGCGCCCCTTAAAAACAAGGAGGTAGACACATGGGTTTACGCATCAACACAAATGTGGCCGCGATTGACACGGGCCGAATCCTCAACCGCAACACACAAGCCCTGAACAAGTCGCTCCAGCGGCTTTCCAGCGGACTGCGGATCAACAGCGCCGCCGACGACGCGGCGGGATTGGCCATTGCGGAAGGGTTCAACTCGATGGTCCGCGGCACGGACATGGCCCAGCGAAACGCCCAGGACGGCGTAAGCCTCGCCCAAACCGCCGAAGGCGCGTTGAGCGAGACAACGAACATCCTTCAGCGCATTCGCGAATTGGCCGTGCAGGCCGCCAACGGCACGCAGAGCACGAACAACCGCATCGCGATCGACAGCGAGGTGCTCCAGTTGCTGTCGCAGATTGACTCGATCGCGACCGATACGGATTTCAATGGAATCCGCGTGCTCAGCGCGGCGCAGACGATTACGCTGCAAGCCGGCGCCATGACCAGCCAGACGCTCGTCATCGCCGTCAGCGGCGCGAAGACCAACGATCTGGGCATCAGCGGTGTGCGCGTTTCGACCATGGCCGCGGCGGTTTCCGCCATCAGCACGATCGATAACGCCATCAACAGCGTTTCATCGTTGCGCGGCAAGTTTGGCGCGTACCAGAACCGTCTCGAATTCACCATCAACACACTGGCCATCCAGCAGGAAAATTCGGCGGCCTCGCAAAGCGCCATTCGCGACGCGAACATTGCCAGCGAAACGAGTGCGTTCACGCGGAACCAGATTCTCGTGAGCGCGGGCACGTCGGTGCTGGCGCAGGCGAACCTTGTTCCCCAGACGGCATTGACGCTGTTGCGCTAAACGGCCTTGGCGCCTTGAAGGAGCATGATTATGGGAGTTGCTGGCATCAGCGGACAGGACCCGGTTCTATCGGCCGCCTATCCTGTTGCACAGGCTCCTGAATTCCTTCCGCGCCCCGTAAAATCGCAGCAAGACAGCGCCGCTCCGGTGGCGCGATTGGGTCCAAGACCGAAAGTGGAACAGGAGCAGCGGACCGCGGTGAAAACCGAGGCGTCCGAAGGCCCTAAACGCACGGGCACGCGTCTGCGCATTGACAACGCCAGCAAGCGGATCATTGCGCAAATCATCGGCGAAAACAACGAGATCATCAAACAGATTCCTCCCGAGGAAATATTGAAGATCTCGGCCAAGTTCCAGGAAATGATCGGCAAGTTGTTCGACCGGAAAGCCTGAAGAACGCGGCACAAAGAAACAAGACGCCTTGGCGGCCGTCGGCGGCCAAGGCGTTATTATTTCTTTGACTTGCCCGCCGGCTTGTCTGCCGTACCGCCGGCGTCGGTCGGCGGTTCTTTCGGGGCAACGGCCAGTTTCTTGATGCCCGCGGACGTTGCCGCGGCCATGGCCCGCGCCATGGCTTCATGCGGCGCGTCGGGATCGGTTTCGACCAGCAGTCCATCGGGATTTTCCGGAGCTTTCTCGCGCAACACATCGCCGAGGCTCGACAGCGGCACGACCCGGCCGTCAACCGTATAGGCGCCCGATGCATCCACGCTCAACCGCAAGGTTTTCGGGGTGGTCTCCGTATTGCTTGCATCACCCACGCTCATGACGGCCATGTTCAAGCCCGCGAAATCTATCATCGGAGTAACGACCATCATGATGACCAACAAGACCAGGAAGATATCGGTCAGCGGTGTGATGTTGATTTCGTGTATCTGGTAACCGCGTTGCGAGGTCATGTCGCCGGGACCTCTTCAAGCGGGGGAAGACGATCCAACTCCTCGGAACGCCGTTTTGACAACGTCTCGACGGCGACCGTCATCGTTTCAAATTCGGCTTCCCGCGCCGCATCGAACACCTTGAGCACCACCCCGCTTTTTGTCAGGCGATCCGCCTGGATGATGACGTCTTTTTCGGCAAACGCGCCGCCTTTCTGGCGCATGGTCTCCGCGAGATCCGCGGGATTCGTCTCGTCGCCGTCCACGAAATAGCGTCCGTCACGCGTGATTTCGACGACCAGCCGTACTTTCTCGATGGGCGACCCGCCGTCAACGACCGGCGGAATGATTTCGGTCCGGGTCATTTTCAGCATCGGGGCGACCACCATCATGATGATCAGAAGCACCAGAAACACGTCCGTCAATGGGGTGATGTTGATTTCATCCACCAGGCGCTTATGGCCTTTGGCGCCTATCGCTTTCATGCGCGCTAAATCTCCGCGGGACGCCGATAGGGCTGTGCGGCGGCCGGCGCGGCCGAAGCGGCGGGACGGCGATCAGCCACCGAAAGGAACAAGAGTTTCAACAATTGAAAATCTTCTTCCCAACGGCCCACGATTGTGTGGAAATAATTGTTCAGACCCACGGCGAGAATCGCAACGCCCAATCCAAACGCCGTTGCAATCAACGCCGATCCAATCCCGAACATGATCATCGGCGCGCCCCCGCCCCCGCCGCCTTTGGCCATCTCGCCGAAGGTCAGCAAAATGCGCACAACGGTGCCGAACAGGCCCAGATAGGGCGAGATAGTGGCAATCGTTCCGAGGATGGACAAGTTTCGTTCCAGTTTGCGCGTTGCAAGATTGGCCGTGATGTCGAAGAGGCGCTCGAAACTGCTTTTTTGTTCTGCAAGCGTCCGAATTCCTTCTTCCGAAACCTCGCCCAGCAATCCGCCCAGTTCGCAACTCAGGTTGAGCGCGCTGTTCAGATTGTTGCGTTGCAAGTCGCGTTCGAGCCGGTTGATGAACTGGACCACATCGCGCCGGTTTCGCCGGTAAAACACAAACCGCTCGACCGCCACCGACAGCACCAACACCGAACAGAAAATAATCGGCAGCAGAACCGCCCAGTCATGCTTGACGGCAAACGTTATCAATTCCATGTTACATCACCTTGTCCGAAAGACCATTCCATGCCGGAACACAAAAACAACACCCCATGCCTGATCCGGGCTTTCGATACACTATCCCGCGGCAGACATAAAAGTTGCCCTAACATCCGCCCAAACCGGCCGATTATTCCCCTCGCGATCAACAATATATCCTACTCCAAATCCGCAACACCACAACATATCGTCGCGAAAAGCAAGATTTTACGTTCAAACACTACCACACTTGTTCGCGGTGCTTCAAGCCAATTTTCGGGAAAAAGAACAAAGGCGACGAAAAAAGTTGGAAATTCATTTCCCGCCCAAGACGAACATGGTTGGTGACGGACAGCGAAATTGACGCATTTGTAATACTTTGTAATAATATAGGCAAAGAGAAGGATTGCGCGCCATGCCCAAAGCCAAGACTAAAGAAGAAATCGTTACCTTCAAGGTGGATTCATCGCTCTGGAATTTGTTGCGTGGAATTGACAACCGATCGGAGTTCATTCGGGAGGCGATATTGCAGGCGCTGGGAAGCGCTTGCCCGCTATGCCATGGAACGGGCGTGTTGACGCCAAAACAAAAGGAACATTGGGACGCCTTCGCCGAGGCGCATCCCCTGCGCGAATGCGGCGACTGCCACGAATTTCATCTGGTGTGTTCCGTCGAAAAAGACCGATGAGGATCCGGGGATGTTTGTTTTGTTGATAGGTATCTTTGCGATGGCCGCTCCCCTGAAGGCGGGCGTGGGCATACTCCCGCTGGCGTATCTGGCGGAACGAATTGGCGGCGGCAGGGTAGAGGCGCCGGTGCTGGTGGGGCCGGGACAAAATTATCATGTTTATGAACCGTCGCCGAAACAATTGGCGGATCTTGCCGATGCCCCGGTTTTTTTTCAGATGGGATTTCCGTTTGAAAAGCGCGTGATTGCAAAAATGGCATCGGCCAATCCACGCCTGCGCGTGGTCAATTTGCTCGAGGGAATTGTGTTGCGTAACATGGACGAGGAACCGCGCGATGAACATCCTGGCCACCATCACGGCAACATGGACCCGCATGTGTGGCTGAATCCCCTCAACGCCAAAATTATCGCGCGCAACATGGCCCGCACATTCAAGGACAGCGATCCGGCCTATGAAGCCGGCTATTCGGCAAACCTTGAAACGCTGGAAAAGGAACTCGACGCGCTGCATGCACGCGTGGCCGCGATCCTCGAACCGTTCAAGGGGCGTACGTTTTATGTGTATCATCCGGCATTCGGTTATTTTGCGGATGCGTATGGATTGAAACAAGTATCTGTCGAGATCGAAGGCAAGGAACCGACGGCTTGGCGGCTGGCGGCTTTGATTGATCGCGCGAAACAGGAAAACGTCCGCGCCATCCTCGTCCAACAGCAGTTTCCCAAAAAATCCGCTGAAACGGTCGCGCGCGCTATCGGCGGCCGGGTCATTTCCGTGGATCCGCTTGCCCGCGATTACATCGCCGGCGTCGAGTCCATTGCACAACAGTTGCGCAATGCATGGATGCAGCCATGAACCCGAATGTTGGCCTATCCATACTTATGATTTGGGTGTCCAAGTTTGCGCCGGGAGCGTAGCCCATGCACGCGGTAGTTTTCGACAACGTTTCTTTTGCCTACGAGGGGGAGCCGGTTCTGTCGGATGTAAACTTGCGCATTGACGATGGCGATTTTGTTTCGATCATCGGGCCCAACGGCGGCGGCAAGACAACTTTGTTGAAATTGATCCTCGGCCTCCTGCGACCCCAGATGGGCAGTATCCGTGTTTTGGATCGTCCACCCGTGCAAGCCCGATCGCAAGTCGGGTATGTCCCCCAATTTTTCCAGTTCGATACAAGTTTTCCCGTTCGCGTGCTCGATGTGGTCCTGATGGGACGCCTGCACCGTATTCCATTCGCGGGGCGCTATCGCCCAGAAGATCGCGAATCGGCGAAATCGGCATTGCGCGACGTGGAATTGGGCGACATGGCATCAAGTCCCTTCGCGGCCTTGTCCGGCGGCCAACGCCAACGCGCACTCATCGCGCGTGCGCTGGCCTCGGAACCGCGCCTGTTGTTGCTCGACGAACCGACGGCCAATATCGATCCGGCTGTGCAAAACGAACTTTTCCGCCTGCTCGATGAACTGAGCCGGCGCCTGACCATCCTGATGGTCACGCACGACATCGGGTTCGTTTCATCCTCCATCCGACGGGTGGTGTGCGTAAACCGGACGGTCGTCGTCCATCCGACGAGTGAGTTGACCGGCGGCGCCATCGCCGATTTGTACCGGAGCGATGTCCGGTTGGTCCGACATGATCACCGATGCGCCGAGCATGGACACGAGGTGCGTCATGATTGAGTTTTTCCAGGCCGTAGCCGATCATGGATTTCTGCAATACGCCGTCATGGCGGGGATTTTGTCCAGCATTGCCTGTGGTATCGCCGGCGCCTATGTGGTTGTTCGCCGAATAAGTTATATTGCGGGCGGAATTTCACACTGCGTGCTCGCCGGGATGGGCGCCGCGCGTTATTGCGAAACAGTGTACGGCTGGACGTGGTTTTCGCCCCTTTACGGTGCGACCGCCGCGGCGCTGATTGCCGCCCTGATTATCGGCTTCGTGAGTTTGCGGGCCAAACAGCGCGAAGACACGGTCATTGGGGCATTGTGGGCGATCGGGATGGCCGTCGGAGTGCTTTTCATCGCCCGTACGCCGGGATACAACGAAGACTTGATGGCGTATCTTTTCGGGAATATTCTGATGGTTTCCGGCAACGACCTGTTGCTGATATTGGCGCTCGATGTCCTTGTCGTCGTTGCGGGGACGATCTGGCACGATCAGTTTCAGGCTGTTTGCTTTGACGAGGAATACGCCCGATTGCGCGGCGTGCCCGTTGATTTTTTCTATCTGTTTTTGCTTGGGCTGATTGCCCTGACCGTCGTGTTGCTTGTGACCGTGGTGGGGGTTGTCCTCGTTATTGCCATGCTGACGTTGCCCGCCGCCATTGCGGGGCATTTCGCGCGCACATTGCGCGGAATGATGATCCTCGCGACGTTGCTCTGCGTATTTTTTACGGTTTCGGGTCTTGCGTTGAGTTACACACCCAATCTGCCCGCCGGCGCGACCATCATTGTCGTCGCCGGCACGGCGTATCTCGTCACGGCCGGATTCTGCATGCCAGCCATCCGCGCCCGGCTTGCCGTCCGTTTCCGGGGCAAGCGATGAACGTATTTCAGCCGGCCATTTCGAGAATTTTGGCCAGAATGTGTTCCGGTTCGAGGCGTTGGTTCGGCAATTGCTCGGCAATTCCGCCGTCGCCGGGCACGGTGACGCCCATGAAATCGTACTTGGGCGCATAGCCGTTTTTCAGCAGACATGTGCCATAACGCACGCCGAGACCGTTGACGCGGTTCTGGCCTTCGACGACCAGCACGAAGGGCGTTTTGCCCACTTGGGCGAGCATCTCGCCATCGCACACGTTGAGCGTCGGCTTGTTGACGAGGCCGACGTGGACACCCTGGGCGCGCGCGCGTTCGACGGCATCGAGCGCGCGGTAGAGCATTTCGCCGTACGACACGACATATCCCGCCGTTCCTTCGCGAATGACATCATCCTTGCCGGGGGTGAAAACATATCCCTCGCCGAAGAACTTACTGCCGTCTTCCTTGAGAATGTACGGCACCTTGGAGCGTGTCGTGAAGACATAGCGTATGCCTTCGTCGTTCCAGATGCGCTCGACAATGGCCTTGAGTTGCAACGCGTCCGCCGCAAAATAGAGTCGCGTCTTGTCGCCTTCGGGAATACCTGAATGGGCCAAGAAGATATTGATTCCGAAATGACAGGTGTTGTCGGCCATGTCGTCCACGCCTGCGTGCGAGAAATGACAAATGACATTGGCGTCGTTGAGGCGCGCCATCGTCGCCTCGGAAACAATCATTTCGAGAAAGGCCGAAAAGGTGCTGAAGATGCCTTGCTTGCCCTTTTCGAAACCGAAACCGGCGGCCGCCGAGAAATTGCCGCGTTCCTGCACGCCGCCGTTGACAAAGACCTCCGGATGGGCCTTGTGAATACTGTTCAGGCCGGTTGATCCCTCCAGATCCGAATCAACGACCCAAACGCGCTTCACGCGTTCCTCGGGCGTCATGCGATCGAGAATGCCGTTGACGATTTTTCCGAATTCGGTACGGTTGCTGCCGGTCTCGGACGACGAACCAAGGTATGCAACGCTGGTCTTGGGCACGGTGAGGGCCTTGAGGTACGCGACGGCTTCGCCATGTCCGCGCGCCGTGAGGTATTCGATGGCGGCATCCTTTTTGATGACGTCGTGTCCGGCATGGCTGCCTTCGATACCCGGCACGCCCGGCGCCATGACGCGCTTGTTGATCAAGGCGACCGGTCCGTTTTTCTTGACGGCCTTCTGCATGCGCGCAAACAACGCGTCGAGGTCTTCCCCGTCGCCTGTGTCAACCGTCAGCCCGTGGCCTTCCAGTGTGCGGCCGATGTCGTAGCCCGGCAGATACTCCGCGGGATGGCCGGAAATCGTCACGTTGTTGTCGTCAATGCACAGTTTGACGTTGAGATTCTGCGCGACGGCGAGACGGGCCGCTTCCGCGTCGTTGCCCTCCATTTGCGAACCGTCCGAGCCAAAGAGAAACACGATCCGGCCCGGATTCGCCTTGGCCACGCCATTCACGAATGCCCACAAGTGGCCCAGACGTCCCGATGCGAACTTGACCGGGATATGCGGATTGGGTTCCGGATGCCCGTAGAGTCCGTGGCCCGCCTCGCGGTAGTGCAACAGTTTCTCCATCGGAATTTCGCCGTTGAACGCCATCATGGCGTATTGAATCGCCACCCGATGGCCTGCCTCATCGAAGTAGATCGGATAAATTTTGTCGCTGCCGTGCCGAAAGGCGTCGGCAATCAGGACTTCCGGCACGATGCTGTATGCACCGCCCGTGTGTCCGCCAAGGCCCCGTATGCCCGCAATGGCCGTAAAGAAAATGATGGTATCGCGGACCATCTGAATGTTCACGGCAAGTTGTTCGCGCTGTTCGGACGTAAGCGTTTGTTGATCCAGTGTGATGGCCAGCGGTTTGTAGGCGCTTGTGTTCAAGGGGAAACTCATACCTGCATCCTCTCGTGTATCCTGTTTTTTTACGAAAAGTTTACATTTGCATGCGGCCCGCGCTCCCACCGTGTTCCGCGAGGCATGATTGCAAAGTATACCATGTGGCCGTACCGGATTTCCGCATCGCGACCCTTGGACATCGCCGGATTCATTGAGGCCGGCCCGGCACGATTATGACGTCATGTCCACGTGCCGGAAAAAACTTCGGTGGCTGGGCCTTCCTGGTAGACGAATCCGTCCTCGGCCCATTCGATGAGGAGTTCGCCATAAACCAGATGCACGCGCACCTTGCGATCCACGCGATCGGTTATCATCGAGGCCAACGCCGCGCCGCATGAACCGCTGCCGCTGGCCATTGTAATGCCGCTGCCGCGTTCCCAAATGCGCATGACGATGTTGCCGCGATCCATGACGTTGACGAATTCGACGTTGGTGCGCTGCGGAAACTTGGGATGGGTTTCGATTTTGGGGCCTATTTCCGCAAGCGGGACGGCCGTCGCGTCCTCGACGAAGATGACGGCATGCGGATTGCCGATGTTCGCGCATGTGATCGGGAAGGTTCGGCCGTCCACCTCAAGATCCTCTTCCAGAACGCGTCCCGGCGCGCCGATCATCGGGATTTCGCTTCGATCGAAACGGGGGCGGCCCATATTCGATCGGACTGCTACAACCCGGCCATTTTCGACTTTCAATGCGACTTGATTCGGTCCGGCCAGCGTCTCGATGACAAATTCCGTGTCATGAATCATGCCGCGATCATAGACATACTTTGCGAAACAGCGAATCCCGTTGCCGCAGGTTTCCGCTTCGCTGCCATCCGCGTTGAAAATGCGCATCCTGAACGGCGCCTTGTCGCCTGGCATCACGAGGATGATGCCGTCCGATCCCACGCCCAAGTGCCGGTGGCTCATTTGCCGGGACAGTTCCGGGGGATTGGCAACCGGATACTTCTCCGTTTCGATGAACAAATAATCGTTGCCCAACCCGTGCAATTTGGTGAATGCAATAGACATGGTTATTTCCTTTTCCAGGCGATTGCCGCCATGACGAAGCGGCCTGCCAGTTCCGAGTATGAAATGCCCGCGGCGG of the Candidatus Hydrogenedentota bacterium genome contains:
- a CDS encoding flagellar protein FlaG, giving the protein MGVAGISGQDPVLSAAYPVAQAPEFLPRPVKSQQDSAAPVARLGPRPKVEQEQRTAVKTEASEGPKRTGTRLRIDNASKRIIAQIIGENNEIIKQIPPEEILKISAKFQEMIGKLFDRKA
- a CDS encoding zinc ABC transporter substrate-binding protein, with amino-acid sequence MFVLLIGIFAMAAPLKAGVGILPLAYLAERIGGGRVEAPVLVGPGQNYHVYEPSPKQLADLADAPVFFQMGFPFEKRVIAKMASANPRLRVVNLLEGIVLRNMDEEPRDEHPGHHHGNMDPHVWLNPLNAKIIARNMARTFKDSDPAYEAGYSANLETLEKELDALHARVAAILEPFKGRTFYVYHPAFGYFADAYGLKQVSVEIEGKEPTAWRLAALIDRAKQENVRAILVQQQFPKKSAETVARAIGGRVISVDPLARDYIAGVESIAQQLRNAWMQP
- a CDS encoding biopolymer transporter ExbD, with the translated sequence MTSQRGYQIHEINITPLTDIFLVLLVIMMVVTPMIDFAGLNMAVMSVGDASNTETTPKTLRLSVDASGAYTVDGRVVPLSSLGDVLREKAPENPDGLLVETDPDAPHEAMARAMAAATSAGIKKLAVAPKEPPTDAGGTADKPAGKSKK
- a CDS encoding flagellin, with product MGLRINTNVAAINTSRVLRRSTEALNKSLQRLSSGLRINGAADDAAGLAIAEGFNSMVRGAAVAQRNAQDGVSMVQTAEGALSETTNILQRIRELAVQAANGTQSTNNRIAIDSEVLQLLSQIDSIATDTDFNGMRVLSSAQTVTLQSGAMTSQTLVIAVNGAKTNDLGISAVRVSTMAAAVSAISTIDNAINSVTSLRSKFGAYQNRLEFTINTLAIQQENSSASESAIRDANIAQETIIFTRNQILVSAGTSVLAQANIVPQTALQLLR
- a CDS encoding flagellin is translated as MGLRINTNVAAIDTGRILNRNTQALNKSLQRLSSGLRINSAADDAAGLAIAEGFNSMVRGTDMAQRNAQDGVSLAQTAEGALSETTNILQRIRELAVQAANGTQSTNNRIAIDSEVLQLLSQIDSIATDTDFNGIRVLSAAQTITLQAGAMTSQTLVIAVSGAKTNDLGISGVRVSTMAAAVSAISTIDNAINSVSSLRGKFGAYQNRLEFTINTLAIQQENSAASQSAIRDANIASETSAFTRNQILVSAGTSVLAQANLVPQTALTLLR
- a CDS encoding CopG family transcriptional regulator; protein product: MPKAKTKEEIVTFKVDSSLWNLLRGIDNRSEFIREAILQALGSACPLCHGTGVLTPKQKEHWDAFAEAHPLRECGDCHEFHLVCSVEKDR
- a CDS encoding biopolymer transporter ExbD codes for the protein MKAIGAKGHKRLVDEINITPLTDVFLVLLIIMMVVAPMLKMTRTEIIPPVVDGGSPIEKVRLVVEITRDGRYFVDGDETNPADLAETMRQKGGAFAEKDVIIQADRLTKSGVVLKVFDAAREAEFETMTVAVETLSKRRSEELDRLPPLEEVPAT
- a CDS encoding DUF2961 domain-containing protein yields the protein MYNGLNLNLGNLSLLSNAKTRSLSAENFTGAKGKGGMATDGTGAKCARDLGRGWKISPSVVVKAGTTFDLADIDGPGAIQQMWFTPSGNWRFCILRVYWDNEKTPSIECPIGDFFAMGWGKYAPLVSLPVCVNPGSAFNSYWEMPFRKHCRMTFENMADEDMVLYYQINYTLTEVPEDAGYFHAQFRRTNPLPYKEDYTIVEGIKGKGHYVGTYLAWGVNNTGWWGEGEIKFFMDGDKQWPTICGTGTEDYFCGSYGFDIGGQYREFTTPYAGMHQVIRPDGAYQSQQRFGLYRWHIMDPIRFEKDLRVTIQALGWKSYGRYLPLQDDLASVAFWYQREPHAAFPKLPGRDELEVI
- a CDS encoding MotA/TolQ/ExbB proton channel family protein; this encodes MELITFAVKHDWAVLLPIIFCSVLVLSVAVERFVFYRRNRRDVVQFINRLERDLQRNNLNSALNLSCELGGLLGEVSEEGIRTLAEQKSSFERLFDITANLATRKLERNLSILGTIATISPYLGLFGTVVRILLTFGEMAKGGGGGGAPMIMFGIGSALIATAFGLGVAILAVGLNNYFHTIVGRWEEDFQLLKLLFLSVADRRPAASAAPAAAQPYRRPAEI